The following are encoded together in the Populus trichocarpa isolate Nisqually-1 chromosome 5, P.trichocarpa_v4.1, whole genome shotgun sequence genome:
- the LOC18098962 gene encoding calmodulin-like protein 8, protein MVDVLTEEQTAEFQEAFCLFDKDGDGCITFEELATVIKSLDDSATDEELHIMISEVDVDGNGTIEFGEFLNLMARKMRENDAAEELKEAFKVFDKDQDGYISPNELRHVMINLGEQLTDEELEQMIREADLDGDGQVNYEEFVRIMLAA, encoded by the exons ATGGTAGATGTGTTGACGGAAGAGCAAACTGCTGAGTTCCAGGAAGCCTTCTGTCTATTTGACAAGGATGGAGATG GGTGCATTACCTTCGAGGAACTAGCCACTGTAATCAAATCTCTGGACGACAGTGCCACAGACGAAGAGTTGCATATTATGATAAGTGAAGTTGATGTTGATGGCAATGGAACCATAGAATTTGGGGAGTTCTTGAACCTAATGGCAAGAAAAATGAGG GAAAACGATGCAGCTGAGGAACTGAAAGAGGCTTTCAAGGTTTTTGACAAGGATCAAGATGGCTACATTTCACCTAATGAG TTGAGGCATGTAATGATCAATCTAGGAGAGCAATTGACAGATGAAGAGTTAGAGCAGATGATCCGAGAGGCTGACTTGGATGGAGATGGTCAGGTTAACTACGAGGAATTTGTGAGAATAATGCTGGCTGCTTga
- the LOC18098963 gene encoding uncharacterized protein LOC18098963 isoform X1 has protein sequence MSDGGITVLDGNTLRSLHLSLPEHTLTLTGAQVLDFAESEASQSLLGISLPPHLKSSALRRMNIDGVDDVTSFQLTELSREQASRKLSDYLSAIADELKDNPLVVSILDGNALRMFLEDEDDFAMIAENLFTDLDTEDKGKIGKSEIRNAVVHMGVDMGVPPLEEFPLLNDILKKHGVEEEGELGQSQFAELLQPIIQELADALAKKHVAVIHKIKIVNGSEIRKVLADEKKLNDAIAKALQGKHKNDQKSTEIIRDFLEKNGKELGLPPSEANEAVILLYDAVFTDIDSGRDASIEEDDFRKLVREILEKFAEQLQANPVYCDLDG, from the exons ATGTCTGATGGAGGCATAACGGTACTAGACGGGAACACTCTAAGATCGCTCCATCTGTCTTTGCCAGAACACACCCTCACTCTAACCGGAGCTCAGGTCCTCGATTTTGCAGAATCTGAAGCCTCTCAGTCGCTCTTAGGCATCTCATTGCCTCCACACCTCAAGTCATCCGCTCTCCGTCGCATGAACATCGACGGCGTTGACGATGTCACCAGTTTCCAACTTACAGAACTCAGTCGAGAACAAGCTTCAAGGAAGCTCAGCGACTACCTCTCTGCCATCGCTGATGAGCTCAAAG ATAATCCATTAGTGGTGTCGATTTTGGATGGGAATGCATTGCGGATGTTTTTGGAGGATGAAGATGATTTTGCTATGATAGCAGAGAATTTATTCACTGATTTGGATACAGAAGATAAAGGGAAGATTGGCAAGAGTGAGATAAGAAATGCAGTTGTTCATATGGGAGTTGATATGGGTGTCCCTCCTCTTGAAG AATTCCCTTTGCTGAATGACATTTTAAAGAAGCATGGAGTAGAGGAGGAAGGGgaattgggccaatcacaatTTGCCGAGTTACTTCAGCCTATTATACAGGAACTTGCAGATGCTTTGGCTAAAAAGCATGTTGCTGTCATCCATAAAATCAAGATAGTTAATGGTTCTGAGATAAGAAAG GTTTTGGCCGACGAGAAGAAATTGAATGATGCCATAGCAAAGGCATTGCAGGGAAAACACAAGAATGACCAAAAGAGTACAGAGATAATCAGGGATTTCCTGgagaaaaatggaaaagaactGGGCTTGCCACCATCTGAAGCCAATGAAGCAGTGATTCTACTTTATGATGCTGTATTTACTGACATAGACAGTGGAAGGGATGCTTCTATAGAGGAGGATGACTTTAGGAAACTTGTGAGGGAAATTCTTGAGAAATTTGCCGAGCAGCTCCAGGCCAATCCTGTCTACTGTGATCTTGATGGTTGA
- the LOC18098963 gene encoding uncharacterized protein LOC18098963 isoform X2 → MSDGGITVLDGNTLRSLHLSLPEHTLTLTGAQVLDFAESEASQSLLGISLPPHLKSSALRRMNIDGVDDVTSFQLTELSREQASRKLSDYLSAIADELKEFPLLNDILKKHGVEEEGELGQSQFAELLQPIIQELADALAKKHVAVIHKIKIVNGSEIRKVLADEKKLNDAIAKALQGKHKNDQKSTEIIRDFLEKNGKELGLPPSEANEAVILLYDAVFTDIDSGRDASIEEDDFRKLVREILEKFAEQLQANPVYCDLDG, encoded by the exons ATGTCTGATGGAGGCATAACGGTACTAGACGGGAACACTCTAAGATCGCTCCATCTGTCTTTGCCAGAACACACCCTCACTCTAACCGGAGCTCAGGTCCTCGATTTTGCAGAATCTGAAGCCTCTCAGTCGCTCTTAGGCATCTCATTGCCTCCACACCTCAAGTCATCCGCTCTCCGTCGCATGAACATCGACGGCGTTGACGATGTCACCAGTTTCCAACTTACAGAACTCAGTCGAGAACAAGCTTCAAGGAAGCTCAGCGACTACCTCTCTGCCATCGCTGATGAGCTCAAAG AATTCCCTTTGCTGAATGACATTTTAAAGAAGCATGGAGTAGAGGAGGAAGGGgaattgggccaatcacaatTTGCCGAGTTACTTCAGCCTATTATACAGGAACTTGCAGATGCTTTGGCTAAAAAGCATGTTGCTGTCATCCATAAAATCAAGATAGTTAATGGTTCTGAGATAAGAAAG GTTTTGGCCGACGAGAAGAAATTGAATGATGCCATAGCAAAGGCATTGCAGGGAAAACACAAGAATGACCAAAAGAGTACAGAGATAATCAGGGATTTCCTGgagaaaaatggaaaagaactGGGCTTGCCACCATCTGAAGCCAATGAAGCAGTGATTCTACTTTATGATGCTGTATTTACTGACATAGACAGTGGAAGGGATGCTTCTATAGAGGAGGATGACTTTAGGAAACTTGTGAGGGAAATTCTTGAGAAATTTGCCGAGCAGCTCCAGGCCAATCCTGTCTACTGTGATCTTGATGGTTGA
- the LOC18098964 gene encoding GDP-mannose 3,5-epimerase 2: MGTADGSYGSYTYEALEREPYWPSEKLRISITGAGGFIASHIARRLKAEGHYIIASDWKKNEHMTEDMFCHEFHLVDLRVMDNCLKVTKDVDHVFNLAADMGGMGFIQSNHSVIMYNNTMISFNMLEASRINGVKRLFYASSACIYPEFKQLETNVSLKESDAWPAEPQDAYGLEKLATEELCKHYTKDFGIECRIGRFHNIYGPFGTWKGGREKAPAAFCRKAITSIDKFEMWGDGLQTRSFTFIDECVEGVLRLTKSDFREPVNIGSDEMVSMNEMAEIVLSFENKNLPIHHIPGPEGVRGRNSDNTLIKEKLGWAPTMRLKDGLRITYFWIKEQIEKEKSKGIDLSIYGSSKVVGTQAPVQLGSLRAADGKE, translated from the exons ATGGGGACTGCTGACGGAAGCTATGGTTCTTACACCTATGAGGCCCTCGAGAGGGAGCCTTACTGGCCATCTGAAAAGCTCAGAATTTCCATCACTGGGGCAGGGGGTTTTATTGCCTCCCACATTGCTCGCCGTTTGAAGGCTGAGGGTCATTACATTATTGCTTCTGACTGGAAGAAGAATGAGCACATGACAGAAGACATGTTTTGTCATGAATTCCATCTTGTTGATCTGAGAGTCATGGATAATTGCTTGAAGGTTACAAAAGATGTAGACCATGTTTTCAACCTTGCTGCTGATATGGGCGGGATGGGCTTCATTCAGTCCAACCACTCTGTCATTATGTATAACAACACAATGATCAGCTTCAACATGCTTGAAGCCTCCAGGATCAATGGGGTTAAGAG GTTGTTTTATGCCTCTAGTGCTTGTATTTACCCTGAATTTAAGCAGCTGGAGACTAATGTGAGCCTGAAGGAATCTGATGCCTGGCCTGCAGAG CCTCAAGATGCTTATGGATTGGAGAAGCTTGCAACGGAAGAGTTGTGCAAGCATTACACCAAAGACTTTGGAATTGAATGCCGTATTGGAAGATTCCATAACATTTATGGTCCTTTTGGAACATGGAAAG GTGGCAGGGAGAAGGCACCCGCTGCTTTCTGCAGAAAGGCTATCACTTCCATTGATAAATTCGAGATGTGGGGAGATGGACTTCAAACCCGATCTTTCACATTCATTGATGAGTGTGTGGAAGGTGTGCTTAG ATTGACAAAGTCAGACTTCCGTGAGCCAGTGAACATTGGAAGTGATGAGATGGTTAGCATGAATGAGATGGCTGAGATTGTTCTCAGCTTTGAGAACAAGAATCTCCCCATTCATCACATTCCTGGCCCAGAAGGTGTGCGTGGGCGTAACTCTGACAACACACTAATCAAAGAGAAGCTTGGTTGGGCTCCTACAATGAGGCTGAAG GATGGGCTGAGAATTACTTACTTTTGGATCAAGGAACAGATTGAGAAAGAGAAATCCAAAGGAATTGACCTGTCTATTTATGGTTCATCGAAAGTGGTGGGAACTCAAGCACCTGTTCAATTGGGCTCGCTCCGCGCTGCTGATGGTAAAGAATGA
- the LOC18098966 gene encoding light-inducible protein CPRF2, with protein MSHRPILVSSTGHKHQLSKMNRSESEWAFQRFLQEASAATFDDNTPNSSADKTDVVHINDYGYNNNNATSKSCDNNYKENAMPLSSGACATAASSSLGAPADIPVESEDYHAFLKSKLNMACAAVALSRAYFVKPLKSPATAESGSQASSTSHLGSHAPSKGAGHDLSRSRDKDANEPLGTPSLPSMQKKLAVSGKPTTSGSSRELSEDDENEAETEITENMHPADAKRVRRMLSNRESARRSRRRKQAHLTELETQVAQLRVENSSLLKRLADTSQKYNESAVDNRVLKADIETLRAKVRMAEETVKRFTGLNHMFHAMPYISAMSMPSFDGCPSDTSADAAVPVKDDPKHHFYQAPNNPISTHDSRPRVNFVLADISSVENVQPNSGTAAGVSGNKLGRTASLQRVASLERLQKRIRGVASPCGPQSNGEQS; from the exons ATGTCACACAGACCAATCCTGGTGTCTAGCACAGGCCACAAACACCAATTGTCCAAAATGAACCGGTCTGAATCTGAATGGGCTTTTCAAAGATTTCTTCAAGAAGCCTCTGCTGCAACCTTTGATGACAACACTCCCAATTCTTCAGCTGATAAAACTGACGTTGTTCATATCAATGATTATggatataataataacaacgcTACAAGTAAGAgttgtgataataattataaagagAATGCCATGCCCTTGAGTAGTGGGGCCTGTGCCACTGCTGCTTCATCGTCGCTTGGAGCTCCGGCGGATATTCCTGTGGAATCTGAGGATTATCATGCGTTTTTGAAGAGTAAACTCAATATGGCTTGTGCTGCTGTTGCTTTGTCTCGG GCATATTTTgtaaaacctctaaaatctcctGCTACAGCTGAAAGTGGATCACAGGCTTCAAGTACTTCACATTTGGGATCCCATGCTCCTTCTAAAG GAGCTGGGCATGATTTATCTAGGTCCCGAGATAAAGATGCTAATGAGCCACTTGGAACTCCCTCCTTGCCTTCCATGCAAAAGAAACTTGCAGTTTCTGGTAAGCCAACAACAAGTGGATCATCCAGAGAACTGTCggaagatgatgaaaatgaagcAGAAACTGAAATAACTGAGAATATGCACCCTGCTGATGCAAAACGTGTAAGGAG AATGCTTTCGAATAGAGAGTCAGCTAGACgatcaagaagaagaaagcaggCCCATTTGACTGAGCTTGAGACCCAG GTTGCTCAATTGAGGGTTGAAAACTCTTCTCTGCTGAAGCGGCTCGCCGACACAAGTCAGAAGTACAATGAGTCTGCTGTTGACAACAGAGTTTTAAAAGCTGACATTGAAACGCTGAGAGCAAAG GTGAGGATGGCTGAAGAGACGGTCAAAAGATTTACTGGGTTGAACCATATGTTCCATGCCATGCCTTATATATCCGCAATGAGTATGCCATCGTTTGATGGATGCCCCTCTGACACATCAGCAGATGCTGCTGTCCCTGTCAAGGATGATCCAAAGCATCACTTCTATCAGGCTCCTAACAATCCTATATCAACTCATGACTCCAGGCCCAGAGTCAACTTTGTGTTGGCCGATATATCTTCAGTTGAAAATGTGCAGCCAAATTCTGGAACAGCGGCAGGAGTATCAGGGAACAAGTTGGGGCGAACAGCTTCTTTGCAGCGAGTGGCTAGCTTGGAGCGTTTGCAGAAACGGATTCGTGGGGTTGCAAGTCCTTGTGGACCTCAGTCCAATGGGGAGCAGTCGTAA